From Amycolatopsis sp. cg9, one genomic window encodes:
- a CDS encoding MCE family protein has translation MSRFATQLAGVAFLGVLVLLGYLAVAIYDKDFDDSELVTLQADRVGNQLAPTAEVKVKGVPFGEVRAVRSTRTGAEIDLALDPAKIGQLPGNVSARLLPKTVFGERYVNLVLPDRPQGTLSAGDVIAQDRSSSAIELERVLGDLLPLLRAVQPQKLNSSLGAISQALDNRGQPIGDSIVKLQDLLAQVNPLMPQFKADITGLANAADVYTTAAPDILQALTDLSTTAKTIVDTRADLDNLYTSVTSATGHLNDFLRKNKDNIIGVSVASRPSLELLSQYSPEFPCLFDAVNRLKPLMEKALGKGTNEPGLHVTLTVQDPRDKYVPGRDTPRFDATGGPKCYGGGAAASGAAFATDGDLGPANSPGERQLVAELLKPALGDVPDWSSVLIGPALRGTEVTVR, from the coding sequence ATGAGCCGCTTCGCCACGCAGCTCGCCGGGGTCGCCTTCCTCGGTGTGCTCGTGCTGCTCGGCTACCTCGCGGTCGCCATCTACGACAAGGACTTCGACGACTCCGAGCTGGTGACGCTGCAAGCGGATCGCGTGGGCAACCAGCTCGCGCCGACCGCCGAGGTGAAGGTCAAGGGCGTGCCGTTCGGCGAGGTCCGGGCGGTGCGCAGCACGCGCACCGGCGCCGAGATCGACCTCGCGCTCGACCCGGCGAAGATCGGCCAGCTGCCCGGCAACGTCTCCGCGCGGCTGCTGCCGAAGACCGTCTTCGGCGAGCGGTACGTCAACCTCGTGCTCCCGGACCGTCCACAGGGGACGCTCAGCGCGGGGGACGTCATCGCGCAGGACCGCTCGTCGAGCGCGATCGAGCTCGAACGCGTCCTCGGCGACCTGCTGCCGCTGCTGCGCGCGGTCCAGCCGCAGAAGCTGAACAGCTCCCTCGGCGCGATCTCGCAGGCCCTCGACAACCGGGGGCAGCCGATCGGCGACAGCATCGTCAAGCTGCAGGACCTGCTGGCCCAGGTGAACCCGCTGATGCCGCAGTTCAAGGCGGACATCACCGGGCTGGCGAACGCGGCCGACGTCTACACGACCGCCGCGCCGGACATCCTGCAGGCATTGACCGACCTGTCGACCACCGCCAAGACCATCGTGGACACCCGCGCCGACCTGGACAACCTCTACACGAGCGTCACCAGCGCCACCGGGCACCTGAACGACTTCCTGCGGAAGAACAAGGACAACATCATCGGCGTCTCCGTCGCCAGCCGCCCGTCGCTGGAGCTGCTTTCCCAGTACTCGCCCGAGTTCCCGTGCCTGTTCGACGCGGTGAACCGGCTCAAGCCGCTGATGGAGAAGGCACTCGGCAAGGGCACGAACGAGCCGGGACTGCACGTGACGCTCACCGTGCAGGACCCGCGCGACAAGTACGTCCCCGGCCGGGACACCCCGCGCTTCGACGCCACCGGCGGCCCGAAGTGCTACGGCGGGGGCGCGGCGGCCTCGGGGGCCGCGTTCGCCACCGACGGCGACCTGGGCCCGGCCAACTCGCCCGGCGAGCGGCAGCTGGTCGCCGAGCTCCTGAAGCCGGCCCTGGGTGACGTGCCGGACTGGAGCAGTGTCCTGATCGGACCGGCGCTGCGCGGGACGGAGGTGACCGTCCGATGA
- a CDS encoding MlaE family ABC transporter permease — MFYVRAIAAVPLAVTRYFREVVRLLAEVTFGSGALAVIGGTIGVMVGLCVFTGVTVGLQGFSALNQINISAMTGFLTAYFNTREIAPLVAGLALSSTVGSGFTAQLGAMRISEEIDALEVMAVRSMPYLVTTRIVAGFIAIIPLYVIGLLISYLGSRLTTVVFFGQSGGTYDHYFTLFLPPGDVLWSFGKVLVFSVGVILTHCFYGYRAGGGPAGVGVAVGRAVRTSIVLISVLDLFLSLAIWGATTTVKVSG; from the coding sequence ATGTTCTACGTCCGGGCGATCGCCGCCGTCCCGCTCGCGGTGACCCGGTACTTCCGCGAGGTGGTGCGGCTGCTGGCGGAGGTGACGTTCGGCAGCGGCGCGCTCGCGGTGATCGGCGGCACGATCGGCGTGATGGTCGGGCTGTGCGTGTTCACCGGCGTCACCGTGGGCCTGCAGGGGTTCAGCGCGCTGAACCAGATCAACATCTCGGCGATGACCGGGTTCCTGACGGCGTACTTCAACACCCGCGAGATCGCGCCGCTGGTCGCGGGGCTCGCGCTGTCGTCCACAGTGGGCAGTGGGTTCACCGCGCAGCTGGGCGCCATGCGGATCTCGGAGGAGATCGACGCGCTGGAGGTGATGGCCGTGCGGAGCATGCCGTACCTGGTCACCACCCGGATCGTCGCGGGGTTCATCGCGATCATCCCGCTGTACGTCATCGGGCTGCTGATCTCCTACCTCGGCTCGCGGCTGACCACGGTCGTCTTCTTCGGCCAGTCCGGCGGCACGTACGACCACTACTTCACGCTGTTCCTGCCGCCCGGCGACGTGCTGTGGTCGTTCGGCAAGGTGCTCGTCTTCAGCGTCGGCGTGATCCTGACGCACTGCTTCTACGGCTACCGGGCCGGCGGCGGCCCGGCCGGGGTGGGGGTCGCGGTCGGCCGGGCCGTGCGGACGTCGATCGTGCTGATCAGCGTGCTCGACCTGTTCCTGTCCCTGGCCATCTGGGGTGCGACGACGACGGTGAAGGTGTCCGGATGA
- a CDS encoding MlaE family ABC transporter permease: MTTLLSEAPRRAANGLREFGRMCAMGLDIILAMARRPYQVREFVQQFWFIASVSITPAILVSIPFGAVISLQLGSLTSQIGAQQFNGAASVLAVVQQASPIVTTLIIAGAGGSAICADLGARSIREEIAAMEVLGVSPIHRLIVPRVQAAVGVSVLLNGLVSVVGVLGGYFFNVIIQGGTPGAYLASFNALAQLPDLVVSSVKAVIFGYLAGVVASYRGLNPKGGPKGVGDVVNQSVVITFLLLFFVNTVLTALYLQLVPAKGT, translated from the coding sequence ATGACCACCCTGCTCAGCGAAGCGCCCCGGCGAGCGGCGAACGGCCTGCGCGAGTTCGGCCGCATGTGCGCGATGGGCCTCGACATCATCCTGGCGATGGCCCGCCGCCCGTACCAGGTGCGCGAGTTCGTCCAGCAGTTCTGGTTCATCGCCAGCGTGTCCATCACGCCGGCGATCCTGGTGTCCATCCCGTTCGGCGCGGTCATCTCGCTGCAGCTCGGCTCGCTCACCAGCCAGATCGGCGCCCAGCAGTTCAACGGCGCCGCCAGCGTGCTGGCCGTCGTGCAGCAGGCGAGCCCGATCGTGACGACGCTGATCATCGCCGGCGCGGGCGGCAGCGCCATCTGCGCCGACCTCGGCGCGCGCAGCATCCGCGAGGAGATCGCCGCGATGGAGGTGCTCGGCGTCTCGCCGATCCACCGGCTGATCGTGCCGCGGGTACAGGCCGCCGTCGGGGTGTCCGTGCTGCTCAACGGGCTCGTCAGCGTCGTCGGCGTGCTGGGCGGCTACTTCTTCAACGTCATCATCCAAGGCGGCACCCCCGGCGCCTACCTGGCCAGCTTCAACGCCCTCGCGCAGCTGCCGGACCTCGTCGTCAGCTCCGTGAAGGCGGTGATCTTCGGCTACCTCGCCGGGGTGGTCGCGTCCTATCGCGGCCTGAACCCGAAGGGCGGCCCCAAGGGCGTCGGCGACGTCGTCAACCAGTCCGTCGTCATCACCTTCCTGCTGCTGTTCTTCGTCAACACCGTGCTGACCGCGCTGTACCTGCAGCTCGTCCCGGCGAAGGGAACCTGA
- a CDS encoding DUF6801 domain-containing protein, with translation MRFSWKSRKPAFGLAAATAAGVAATVVLVGAGPTEAAPVTLTLNYNCPFPLIGDQVLAVKIDTNLPDNAVAGASSTPITFDVDVTVPETATEGLALVGATSLDGSAKAAAQLKYPVDKTLNLNLPLTIASTPVPPSGAFHVKSSGKAPAVTFPSPGTASVTVGNFSTTMTPRTADGQPTDLGTFTSDCVAVPGQNQLLGTFEIKPAGGTTTPTTPTTPTTPTTEPTTPTTEPTTPTTEPTTPTTEPTTPTTKPTTPTTEPTTPTTEPTTPTTEPTTPTTEPTTPTTEPTTPTTEPTTPTTEPTTPTTEPTTPTTEPTTPTTEPTTPTTEPTTPTTEPSTPTSEPTTQPTTPPGGIDVKYSVKGKSFLKQLHATLPLGPGSLDAKLDAASGKFGAQLALPKSDVDFRVLGFIPASATVKLDQVGAINGTLTGGAVKANAQIDVQLTKVRVFGFPILQSKSCHTVKPADVPLASAPGFDPLKGGKLTATYGIPQFTGCGFLTGLISGLTSGPGNKLEVTLTKK, from the coding sequence GTGAGATTTTCGTGGAAGTCGAGAAAGCCTGCGTTCGGCTTGGCCGCCGCCACCGCCGCGGGGGTCGCGGCGACCGTGGTGCTCGTCGGGGCCGGGCCGACCGAGGCCGCGCCGGTGACCCTGACGTTGAACTACAACTGCCCGTTCCCGCTGATCGGCGACCAGGTACTGGCGGTGAAGATCGACACGAACCTGCCCGACAACGCCGTCGCGGGTGCCTCGTCGACGCCGATCACCTTCGACGTCGACGTCACCGTGCCGGAGACCGCCACCGAGGGCCTCGCCCTGGTCGGCGCCACCTCGCTCGACGGCTCGGCGAAGGCCGCGGCGCAGCTGAAGTACCCGGTCGACAAGACGCTGAACCTGAACCTGCCGCTGACCATCGCCTCGACGCCGGTGCCGCCCTCGGGCGCGTTCCACGTCAAGAGCAGCGGCAAGGCGCCGGCGGTGACGTTCCCCAGCCCCGGCACCGCGTCGGTGACGGTCGGGAACTTCAGCACCACGATGACCCCGCGCACCGCGGACGGCCAGCCGACCGACCTGGGCACGTTCACGTCGGACTGCGTCGCCGTCCCGGGCCAGAACCAGCTGCTCGGCACGTTCGAGATCAAGCCGGCGGGCGGCACCACGACGCCGACGACCCCGACCACGCCGACCACCCCCACCACCGAGCCGACGACCCCGACCACGGAGCCGACGACTCCCACGACGGAGCCGACCACGCCGACGACGGAGCCGACGACCCCGACGACGAAGCCCACGACTCCCACGACGGAGCCGACCACGCCGACGACGGAGCCGACGACTCCCACGACGGAGCCGACCACGCCGACGACGGAGCCGACGACGCCCACGACGGAGCCGACGACCCCGACGACGGAGCCCACGACTCCCACGACGGAGCCGACCACGCCGACGACCGAGCCGACGACTCCGACCACGGAGCCGACGACTCCCACCACCGAACCCACCACGCCGACCACGGAACCGACCACCCCGACCACCGAACCGTCGACGCCCACCAGCGAGCCGACGACCCAGCCGACCACGCCGCCGGGCGGCATCGACGTCAAGTACTCGGTCAAGGGCAAGTCGTTCCTCAAGCAGCTGCACGCCACGCTGCCGCTCGGCCCGGGCAGCCTGGACGCGAAGCTCGACGCCGCGTCCGGCAAGTTCGGCGCGCAGCTCGCGCTGCCGAAGTCGGACGTGGACTTCCGCGTCCTCGGCTTCATCCCGGCGTCGGCGACGGTGAAGCTCGACCAGGTCGGCGCGATCAACGGCACGCTCACCGGCGGCGCGGTCAAGGCGAACGCGCAGATCGACGTCCAGCTGACCAAGGTGCGGGTGTTCGGATTCCCGATCCTGCAGTCGAAGTCGTGCCACACGGTGAAGCCGGCCGACGTGCCGCTCGCCTCGGCGCCCGGGTTCGACCCGCTCAAGGGCGGCAAGCTGACCGCGACCTACGGCATCCCGCAGTTCACCGGCTGCGGTTTCCTGACCGGTCTGATCAGCGGCCTCACCTCCGGCCCCGGCAACAAGCTGGAAGTGACCCTCACCAAGAAGTGA
- a CDS encoding ATP-binding cassette domain-containing protein has translation MNQPVIAVTDLAKRYGEVTALAGISLTVARGAVLAVLGHNGAGKTTLVDILSTRVRPSAGTARVCGYDVVQRGRAVRRRIGVTGQFAAVDDALSGRGNLVLIARLLGAKPRQAQARAAELIASFGLEDAADRPAATYSGGMRRRLDLAAGLVGAPQVLFLDEPTTGLDPVSRSGLWSVVEGLAARGTTVVLTTQYLEEADRLADHVVVLGLGHITVSGTPAQLKGRLGNRTATLTFGTELALQRAVDALSRLGMAAGRTGLVLAVPLSGPGDIPVLVRALDTAGAPLRDLTVTEPTLDDVYLSLHRTAVGW, from the coding sequence ATGAACCAGCCGGTCATCGCCGTGACCGACCTCGCGAAGCGGTACGGCGAAGTCACCGCGCTCGCCGGGATCAGCCTGACCGTCGCCCGCGGCGCGGTGCTGGCGGTCCTCGGCCACAACGGCGCCGGGAAGACCACGTTGGTCGACATCCTCAGCACGCGCGTCCGGCCGAGCGCGGGCACCGCTCGCGTGTGCGGCTACGACGTCGTGCAGCGCGGGCGGGCGGTCCGGCGGCGGATCGGGGTGACCGGGCAGTTCGCCGCGGTCGACGACGCCCTGTCCGGGCGCGGGAACCTCGTGCTGATCGCCCGGCTGCTGGGTGCGAAACCGCGGCAGGCGCAGGCGCGCGCCGCCGAGCTCATCGCGTCCTTCGGCCTCGAAGACGCCGCCGACCGCCCGGCCGCCACGTATTCCGGCGGCATGCGGCGGCGGCTGGACCTCGCCGCGGGCCTCGTCGGCGCGCCGCAGGTGCTGTTCCTCGACGAACCGACGACCGGACTGGACCCGGTGAGCCGGTCCGGGCTGTGGTCGGTCGTCGAAGGGCTCGCCGCGCGCGGTACGACCGTCGTGCTCACCACCCAGTACCTCGAGGAGGCGGACCGGCTGGCCGACCACGTCGTCGTCCTCGGCCTCGGGCACATCACGGTGTCCGGGACGCCGGCGCAGCTCAAGGGCCGGCTCGGGAACCGGACGGCGACGCTGACCTTCGGCACCGAGCTGGCGCTGCAGCGAGCCGTGGACGCGTTGTCCCGCTTGGGAATGGCGGCCGGGCGCACCGGGCTCGTCCTCGCCGTGCCGCTGAGCGGGCCCGGCGACATCCCGGTGCTGGTGCGCGCGCTCGACACGGCGGGCGCGCCGCTGCGGGACCTGACGGTGACCGAGCCGACGCTCGACGACGTCTACCTGTCCCTCCACCGGACGGCGGTCGGCTGGTGA
- a CDS encoding ABC transporter permease, translating to MTQARHRAAVSALGDPAAWPESGFWTQVRVLAGRSLRTAFGDRRLVFFGLLQPVVLLLLFSQVFSGVGALPGVAAYQGYVNFLVPATLVNIAMTTAMSSGAGLLAEIYGGFTGRLRCLPISLVSVLVARTLADSARLAVQLVVTAVASVLFLGFRPAGGVLGLGLALLLTLVVGWCLSWVFVAITTWLRKAETLQAASFVVMFPLMFSSSAYMPLDTMPAWVRVVSAVNPLTYAIDATRALALARPIGWSVVTALVIAAVAAVAGSTLAARTFRNHA from the coding sequence GTGACCCAGGCCCGGCACCGAGCGGCCGTCTCCGCGCTCGGCGACCCGGCCGCGTGGCCGGAATCCGGCTTCTGGACCCAGGTCCGCGTGCTGGCGGGCCGGTCGCTGCGCACGGCGTTCGGCGACCGCCGGCTGGTCTTCTTCGGACTGTTGCAGCCGGTGGTGCTGCTGTTGCTGTTCAGCCAGGTGTTCAGCGGCGTCGGCGCCCTGCCGGGCGTGGCGGCGTACCAGGGTTACGTCAACTTCCTGGTCCCGGCGACGCTGGTGAACATCGCGATGACGACGGCGATGAGCTCGGGCGCGGGCCTGCTGGCGGAGATCTACGGCGGCTTCACCGGCCGGCTCCGCTGCCTGCCGATCTCGCTGGTCTCGGTGCTGGTCGCGCGCACCCTGGCCGACTCCGCGCGGCTGGCGGTCCAGCTGGTGGTGACGGCCGTGGCGAGCGTGCTGTTCCTCGGCTTCCGTCCCGCGGGCGGCGTGCTGGGCCTGGGACTGGCGCTGCTGCTGACGCTGGTGGTGGGCTGGTGCCTGAGCTGGGTGTTCGTCGCGATCACGACGTGGCTGCGCAAGGCGGAAACCCTGCAGGCGGCATCGTTCGTGGTGATGTTCCCGCTGATGTTCTCCTCCAGCGCGTACATGCCGCTGGACACGATGCCGGCGTGGGTCCGGGTGGTTTCGGCGGTCAACCCGCTGACGTACGCGATCGACGCGACCCGCGCGCTGGCGTTGGCCCGCCCGATCGGCTGGTCGGTCGTGACGGCCCTGGTGATCGCGGCGGTGGCCGCGGTGGCGGGCTCCACCCTGGCGGCCCGCACCTTCCGCAACCACGCCTGA
- a CDS encoding glycosyltransferase, protein MDRSARGVKVLLVVPPLAGHVAPLHGVASVLEARGHTVAWCGPVPALSTMVSGRVFPAGDSAPFALALRPPELRGFAALKYLWESYLVPLADAMVPGVSAAVAAFEPDVVVVDQQAMAGALVAARCGLPWATSASTSTELADPLGSLPKIASWVDDLQAGLRARHGVLLGDLRFSPHLVLAFTTRALAGESRLAVPVSYVGPALPAAPGEWSLVDDRPLVVVTLGTSNAAAGARFLAESVDALAGMPSVQGLVVDPSGSLISESVVLARRIPQVAVFARASVVVCHGGHNTVCEALSAGVPLVVAPIRDDQSMLAQQVVTASAGVRVRFGRAKASDLRKAIEAAGEHREGAARIRDSFEAAGGAEEAATHLEALG, encoded by the coding sequence GTGGATCGATCGGCACGCGGCGTGAAGGTCCTGCTGGTCGTCCCGCCGCTGGCCGGGCACGTGGCGCCGCTGCACGGGGTGGCGTCGGTGCTCGAGGCGCGGGGGCACACCGTGGCGTGGTGCGGCCCGGTACCCGCACTGTCCACAATGGTCTCCGGCCGGGTCTTCCCGGCCGGGGACTCCGCTCCGTTCGCCTTGGCGCTGCGGCCCCCGGAGCTGCGCGGGTTCGCGGCGCTGAAGTACCTGTGGGAGTCGTACCTGGTGCCGCTGGCGGACGCGATGGTGCCGGGGGTTTCCGCGGCCGTCGCCGCGTTCGAGCCGGACGTCGTCGTGGTGGACCAGCAGGCGATGGCGGGCGCGCTGGTGGCCGCGCGGTGCGGGCTGCCGTGGGCGACGTCGGCGTCGACGTCCACCGAGCTGGCCGACCCGCTGGGTTCGCTGCCGAAGATCGCGTCCTGGGTGGACGATCTCCAGGCGGGCCTGCGCGCGCGGCACGGCGTGCTGCTCGGCGACCTGCGGTTCTCGCCGCACCTGGTGCTGGCGTTCACGACCCGGGCACTGGCCGGCGAGTCCCGGCTGGCGGTACCGGTGTCCTACGTCGGCCCGGCGTTGCCCGCGGCGCCGGGCGAGTGGTCCCTTGTGGACGATCGGCCGCTGGTCGTGGTGACGCTGGGGACGTCGAACGCGGCGGCGGGCGCCCGGTTCCTCGCCGAGAGCGTGGACGCGCTGGCGGGCATGCCGTCCGTGCAAGGGCTGGTGGTGGACCCGTCCGGCAGCTTGATCAGTGAAAGCGTCGTGCTGGCGCGGCGGATCCCGCAGGTGGCGGTGTTCGCGCGCGCGTCGGTGGTGGTCTGCCACGGCGGGCACAACACGGTGTGCGAAGCGCTTTCGGCCGGGGTCCCGCTGGTGGTGGCCCCGATCCGGGACGACCAGTCGATGCTGGCCCAGCAGGTGGTCACGGCGTCGGCGGGCGTGCGGGTGCGGTTCGGCCGCGCCAAGGCGAGCGACCTCCGCAAAGCGATCGAGGCGGCCGGCGAGCACCGCGAAGGCGCGGCCCGCATCCGCGACTCCTTCGAGGCGGCGGGTGGCGCGGAGGAAGCGGCGACGCACCTGGAGGCACTGGGCTGA
- a CDS encoding alpha/beta fold hydrolase yields the protein MPTMTVNGLRTNVQLVPAGGTETVVFLHGMGTDSLASFYLTLAPPVAAAGIDVISYDLRGHGKTERPVHGYTLGDFVADLDDLLVQLAVDRPVHLVGNSFGGTLAYSYAVANPDRVRSIVCIESEPATEVWAGKMSEILAHTVRFLQVEESFDWIEANFSAHHRRLARLAAERITSTKMAEEVPLGPLLTWEQVAAIGCPVLSILGSHGYQADDLEALTSLLPHGELHVFEGQGHSVLVEQHREVRELVLEWIDRHAA from the coding sequence GTGCCCACGATGACCGTCAACGGGCTGCGCACGAACGTGCAGCTCGTGCCCGCCGGCGGCACCGAGACCGTGGTGTTCCTGCACGGCATGGGCACCGACAGCCTGGCGAGCTTCTACCTGACGCTGGCGCCGCCGGTCGCGGCCGCGGGCATCGACGTGATCAGCTACGACCTGCGCGGGCACGGCAAGACCGAGCGCCCGGTGCACGGCTACACGCTCGGGGACTTCGTCGCCGACCTCGACGACCTGCTGGTGCAGCTGGCCGTCGACCGGCCGGTGCACCTGGTGGGCAACAGCTTCGGCGGCACGCTCGCCTACAGCTACGCCGTGGCGAACCCGGACCGCGTGCGCAGCATCGTGTGCATCGAGTCCGAGCCCGCGACCGAGGTGTGGGCGGGCAAGATGAGCGAGATCCTCGCGCACACCGTGCGGTTCCTGCAGGTGGAGGAGAGCTTCGACTGGATCGAGGCGAACTTCAGCGCGCACCACCGGCGGCTCGCGCGGCTGGCGGCCGAGCGGATCACGTCGACGAAGATGGCCGAGGAGGTGCCGCTCGGGCCGTTGCTCACCTGGGAGCAGGTGGCGGCGATCGGCTGCCCGGTACTGTCCATTTTGGGCAGCCACGGCTACCAGGCCGACGACCTCGAAGCGTTGACGTCGTTGCTGCCGCACGGGGAACTGCACGTGTTCGAAGGCCAAGGGCACTCGGTGCTGGTCGAGCAGCACCGCGAGGTCCGCGAGCTGGTGCTCGAGTGGATCGATCGGCACGCGGCGTGA
- a CDS encoding phosphopantetheine-binding protein, with protein sequence MTIDHASATFDVVAELLAELVGDAEVLGIEITPDTTFHEDLQLESIDLVTFASILAEHFGADVNLAEHLAEKDLDDVIGLTVGDIARFVGERTCPR encoded by the coding sequence ATGACCATCGACCACGCGTCCGCGACGTTCGACGTCGTCGCCGAGCTGCTCGCCGAGCTCGTCGGCGACGCCGAGGTGCTCGGCATCGAGATCACGCCCGACACGACGTTCCACGAGGACCTGCAGCTGGAGAGCATCGACCTGGTGACCTTCGCGAGCATCCTCGCCGAGCACTTCGGCGCGGACGTCAACCTCGCCGAGCACCTGGCGGAGAAGGACCTCGACGACGTCATCGGCCTGACCGTCGGCGACATCGCCCGGTTCGTGGGGGAGCGCACGTGCCCACGATGA